A DNA window from Vigna angularis cultivar LongXiaoDou No.4 chromosome 1, ASM1680809v1, whole genome shotgun sequence contains the following coding sequences:
- the LOC108324520 gene encoding uncharacterized protein LOC108324520 isoform X2, with translation MSWSGGDWMCGVCQHINFKKREACQSCGYPKYGGPDPSTYRYNRTEALAGDWFCNCGGHNYASRSNCYRCGAMKDDYPSGYANNSGGYGSDTFPPGWKSGDWLCPRHGCGVHNYASRTECYKCKMPRDFGGAD, from the exons ATGAGCTGGTCTGGAGGAGATTGGATGTGTGGTGTTTGCCAGCACATAAATTTCAAGAAGAGGGAAGCATGCCAGAGTTGTGGATACCCCAAGTATGGAGGACCTGACCCTTCAACCTACAGATACAACAGGACTGAAGCTTTGGCAGGGGACTGGTTCTGCAACTGTGGAGGTCACAACTATGCCAGTCGATCAAACTGCTACAGATGTGGTGCAATGAAAGATGATTATCCTTCAGGATATGCCAACAACTCTGGAGGGTATGGATCTGACACTTTCCCCCCAGGATGGAAGAGTGGAGACTGGCTTTGCCCAAG ACATGGATGTGGAGTGCACAACTATGCCAGCAGGACAGAATGCTATAAATGCAAAATGCCAAGGGATTTTG GTGGTGCAGATTGA
- the LOC108324520 gene encoding uncharacterized protein LOC108324520 isoform X1 produces the protein MSWSGGDWMCGVCQHINFKKREACQSCGYPKYGGPDPSTYRYNRTEALAGDWFCNCGGHNYASRSNCYRCGAMKDDYPSGYANNSGGYGSDTFPPGWKSGDWLCPRHGCGVHNYASRTECYKCKMPRDFGENSGAD, from the exons ATGAGCTGGTCTGGAGGAGATTGGATGTGTGGTGTTTGCCAGCACATAAATTTCAAGAAGAGGGAAGCATGCCAGAGTTGTGGATACCCCAAGTATGGAGGACCTGACCCTTCAACCTACAGATACAACAGGACTGAAGCTTTGGCAGGGGACTGGTTCTGCAACTGTGGAGGTCACAACTATGCCAGTCGATCAAACTGCTACAGATGTGGTGCAATGAAAGATGATTATCCTTCAGGATATGCCAACAACTCTGGAGGGTATGGATCTGACACTTTCCCCCCAGGATGGAAGAGTGGAGACTGGCTTTGCCCAAG ACATGGATGTGGAGTGCACAACTATGCCAGCAGGACAGAATGCTATAAATGCAAAATGCCAAGGGATTTTGGTGAGAACA GTGGTGCAGATTGA
- the LOC108324511 gene encoding zinc finger CCCH domain-containing protein 39, translating to MSFSDHIPSFMMSPPSFSTDTDAIEVRLQFPMNNDLLEEHSPQDQPPLFKRARIGDNNHSYPMACPPKMIQNPNFNKGTSHIFFKTRMCAKFRVGACRNGDNCNFAHGVEDMRQPPPNWQELVGLRNEERLPSGNWDDDQKIIQKMKLCKKYCNGDECPYGDKCSFLHEDPAKFRDDSGRYRESTAINIGTNGSPKAYGDPSNCLENNKVVNTGLNVSRSNVKSTYWKTKLCIKFETTGHCPFGDDCHFAHGQAELQFPGGRNEAETAGAALVSNKATIPTLPRATPILSNDAPPSQRASVPPANEEEQGKKHLLKWKGPKKINRIYGDWLDDLPLGHNLPGRVGI from the exons ATGAGTTTCTCTGACCACATTCCATCTTTTATGATGTCACCGCCGTCATTTTCGACAGACACAGATGCCATTGAAGTGAGGCTTCAATTTCCAATGAACAACGATTTATTGGAGGAACATTCACCGCAGGATCAACCCCCTTTGTTCAAGAGGGCAAGAATTGGTGATAACAATCACTCCTATCCAATGGCATGCCCTCCAAAGATGATTCAGAACCCCAATTTTAATAAGGGAACCAGCCACATTTTCTTCAAGACTCGCATGTGTGCAAAATTCAGAGTTGGGGCTTGTAGGAACGGTGATAATTGCAACTTTGCACATGGAGTTGAGGACATGAGGCAGCCACCCCCGAACTGGCAAGAGCTTGTTGGATTGCGCAATGAGGAGCGGCTACCCTCCGGGAATTGGGATGATGACCAGAAAATTATACAGAAGATGAAGCTGTGCAAGAAGTATTGTAATGGGGACGAATGCCCCTATGGTGATAAGTGTAGTTTTCTTCATGAAGACCCTGCCAAGTTCAGGGATGATTCGGGGAGGTACAGAGAGAGCACAGCTATAAACATCGGAACTAATGGATCTCCCAAGGCATATGGTGATCCTTCAAATTGTTTAGAGAATAATAAGGTTGTCAACACTGGCTTAAATGTTTCCCGCTCGAATGTTAAGTCCACCTATTGGAAAACTAAACTGTGCATCAAATTTGAGACAACAGGGCACTGCCCCTTTGGGGATGACTGTCACTTTGCTCATGGGCAAGCAG AGCTACAATTTCCTGGTGGACGCAATGAGGCAGAAACTGCAGGTGCCGCTCTAGTTTCAAATAAAGCTACCATTCCAACCTTACCAAGAGCTACACCAATTCTTTCTAATGATGCTCCTCCAAGCCAGAGAGCAAGTGTGCCTCCTGCAAATGAAGAGGAGCAGGGCAAGAAGCATTTACTGAAGTGGAAGGGACCCAAGAAAATCAACCGAATTTATGGTGATTGGCTTGACGATTTACCACTAGGTCACAACTTGCCAGGTAGAGTTGGAATCTGA